DNA sequence from the Candidatus Neomarinimicrobiota bacterium genome:
AAAGGCTTTATCTTGCCCTTGACTACAGGGGGCACTTCATGGGGCATGATAGTAGGAGTATCATCCTTCTGTTTCTCTATCTCGCGTTCCATTTTTCTGAGCAATTCCTGTTCGCGCTGTATAGTTTCGCTTTTTTCTCTCTCAACAATAACTTTTTCCATCGCGAACTCAGCCAATATTTTATTATAAACATCATTTTCTACAGGGGACATATGGCTTTGAACGGATATACCGCTATTAGTCAGGAAAGTGATTATCTCTTCATGAGATAGATTCAGCTCCTTCGCTATCTGATAAATTCTTTTCTTAGGTGCGGCTGCTTCGGGTTTTGCCAAAGCGCTATCTTTTTTCTTTGTGCTCATCTGTCCTTATCTGTTGATTTATTCAACTTCCTCAAAATATTCACTTATAGCCGATATAATTTTTTCCGCTGTCTTGCCGCCGACTCCTTTGACCTTTTTCATCCCTTCGATTCCTGCGTCAAGGATGTCTTCCGCTCTTTCGAATCCTGCTTCAGTCAATTTGGCGATAATTGACGGTGTTAATCCTTCCACTTCGTCTATCAATAGTTCCGTCTTTAATTCCTCATCTGACTGGCGGAGTACTTCAATCTCATACCCAGTAAGGTCTGATGACAAGACCACGTTCTGTCCGTTTTTCCCGATTGCCAGCGGATATTCTTCATCCGGGATGATAACGGTGGCTTTTTTATTTTCCTCATCAATTTCCGTCTTGATTGGTTTTGCAGGAGATAACGACCGCGCAATATAAATTTCGGGGTTATCACTCCACGGAATTATATCGATTTTCTCATTATTCAGTTCTCTTACTATGGATTGAATTCTAATTCCTTTCATACCGACACAAGCGCCTACAGGATCAATTCTCTTATCGTTGGATATTACCGCAATTTTTGCCCTGTCGCCCGCTATTCTCGAGACTTTTATAATCTCGACTATACCGTCGAATATTTCAGGCACTTCAATCTCAAATAACCGTATTAGAAATTCGGGATCGGAGCGGGATACA
Encoded proteins:
- the nusA gene encoding transcription termination factor NusA, with the protein product MINREIIEAFSAVAMEKNIDRRSLAEIIKGLFESMILKKYDTIEGFDVIVNLDKGEIEIYKFMTIVDEETDSEFEIHIDKAREVEPDLNVGDEFIEILDINSFGRRHIATAKQNLSQRIKDAEKEIVLDQYKDRIGEVIIGDIYQERRGDVYITVGKTEVILPEREQIPGERYFRGNSTRAIIKAVESTSRGPEIIVSRSDPEFLIRLFEIEVPEIFDGIVEIIKVSRIAGDRAKIAVISNDKRIDPVGACVGMKGIRIQSIVRELNNEKIDIIPWSDNPEIYIARSLSPAKPIKTEIDEENKKATVIIPDEEYPLAIGKNGQNVVLSSDLTGYEIEVLRQSDEELKTELLIDEVEGLTPSIIAKLTEAGFERAEDILDAGIEGMKKVKGVGGKTAEKIISAISEYFEEVE